Proteins found in one Geomonas subterranea genomic segment:
- a CDS encoding universal stress protein, whose translation MELKQILVFMDDPDHSADRLDLALNLAKRHRAGVIGLKVQPHHLIPLRRGQDQDTTGELARLFSEKTAAADVKGEWITVDAKVLGGVVEAINHYATFADLVVVGQSEHGSSERRATDFLPEKVVFGSGKPVLIVPYTGKYSCVGDKVLVAWKSGRESSRALTDAVPFLKAAASTHVFEVNPSKGEEADLEALRRYLAAHGVTAEIETSLITELHVGDVLLNRVADEGSDLLVMGAYADLHFGNYVLGDVAKHVLRHMTIPVLMSH comes from the coding sequence ATGGAGCTGAAACAGATTCTTGTCTTCATGGACGATCCCGACCACTCGGCCGACCGGCTCGACCTCGCCCTCAACCTCGCCAAGCGGCACCGCGCCGGGGTCATCGGCCTCAAGGTGCAGCCGCACCACCTGATCCCGCTGCGCCGGGGGCAGGACCAGGACACCACCGGGGAACTGGCGCGTCTCTTCAGCGAGAAGACCGCTGCCGCCGACGTGAAGGGTGAATGGATCACCGTCGACGCCAAGGTGCTGGGAGGGGTGGTCGAGGCAATCAACCACTACGCCACCTTCGCCGACCTGGTGGTCGTGGGCCAGAGCGAGCACGGCTCCTCCGAGCGCCGCGCCACCGACTTCCTCCCGGAGAAGGTGGTGTTCGGCTCCGGCAAACCGGTGCTGATCGTCCCCTACACCGGCAAGTACAGCTGCGTCGGCGACAAGGTACTTGTGGCCTGGAAGTCCGGGCGCGAATCGTCCCGCGCGCTTACCGACGCCGTCCCCTTTCTCAAGGCCGCCGCATCGACTCACGTCTTTGAGGTTAACCCGAGCAAGGGGGAGGAAGCAGACCTGGAAGCCCTTCGCCGCTACCTCGCCGCACATGGCGTCACGGCCGAGATAGAGACCAGCCTGATCACCGAACTGCACGTGGGCGACGTCCTCCTGAACCGCGTGGCCGACGAGGGGAGCGATCTCCTGGTGATGGGGGCATACGCCGACCTGCACTTCGGCAACTACGTGCTCGGCGACGTCGCCAAACACGTGCTGCGCCACATGACCATCCCGGTCCTCATGTCGCACTGA